In Rickettsia endosymbiont of Gonocerus acuteangulatus, the following are encoded in one genomic region:
- a CDS encoding DUF4040 domain-containing protein translates to MLLNFDLSNYLLNFIVFLLVIISIKIITAKDLLEAIIYSSAFSLLIGVSYLLMDAPDVAMTEAALGACLSTCVYLNLLRKLPSNLKIIQKTRIISASLICLLFVVTLTYMGLELPDYGDEHALLHTHLTKYYLENTSKDIGIPSFVAAILASYRGYDTLGETSVILIAGISVLLVFSRKNDVEHSMQYNIPWSGHRMTKITKNISIFIVPYIILYSLYIQLNGESSPGGGFQAGVIFASSLIAYDLVYGNQKLNRYFSVNTLIIIAALGVMICGFTGMISLFFNDNYLNYYSLANFVNDSLTAQHIGIFAVEIGIGLTVSAIMYSIYNSFNNCE, encoded by the coding sequence ATGCTTTTAAATTTTGATCTCAGTAATTACTTACTTAATTTTATTGTTTTTTTACTGGTTATAATCTCAATTAAAATCATTACTGCTAAAGATTTATTGGAAGCAATAATATATAGCTCAGCATTTAGCTTATTAATTGGTGTATCTTATTTACTAATGGATGCACCGGATGTTGCAATGACTGAAGCAGCCCTTGGAGCGTGTCTATCAACCTGCGTATATCTAAATTTATTACGAAAATTACCCTCTAATTTAAAAATAATCCAAAAAACTAGAATTATTTCGGCAAGCTTAATATGTTTGTTGTTTGTGGTAACTCTTACTTACATGGGGCTTGAACTGCCAGATTATGGTGATGAACATGCCCTGCTCCACACACATCTAACTAAATATTACTTAGAAAATACTAGTAAGGATATTGGAATACCATCTTTTGTAGCAGCCATTTTAGCTAGCTATCGTGGGTATGATACCTTAGGCGAAACTAGCGTAATTTTAATTGCCGGAATTTCTGTGTTGCTAGTATTTTCAAGAAAAAATGATGTAGAACACAGTATGCAATACAATATCCCCTGGTCAGGTCATAGGATGACAAAAATAACAAAAAACATCTCTATTTTTATAGTACCTTATATAATCCTATATAGCTTGTATATTCAGCTTAATGGTGAATCCTCACCTGGAGGCGGATTTCAAGCGGGTGTTATATTTGCCTCCTCTCTTATTGCTTATGATCTAGTATATGGTAACCAAAAATTAAATCGATATTTTTCAGTAAATACGCTAATAATTATTGCTGCTTTAGGTGTTATGATATGCGGATTTACCGGTATGATATCGCTATTTTTTAATGATAATTATTTAAACTATTATTCTCTAGCAAACTTTGTTAACGATAGTCTAACTGCTCAACATATAGGAATATTTGCTGTAGAGATAGGCATAGGCTTAACAGTTTCTGCTATTATGTACTCAATTTACAACTCATTTAACAATTGTGAATAG
- a CDS encoding Na+/H+ antiporter subunit G has translation MILSYIGILLVIIGLFVIFSGIIGFFRFPDFYTKLHTASVIESFGVPICLIGFACLAGNLFNCFKLLLAAILIFLLNPVATHALGKGSLLSRSFLQKQEAKKK, from the coding sequence ATGATATTATCTTACATCGGAATATTATTGGTAATTATTGGGCTGTTTGTTATATTTTCAGGTATTATCGGTTTTTTTCGTTTCCCTGATTTTTATACAAAATTGCACACCGCAAGTGTTATTGAAAGCTTTGGGGTACCGATTTGCTTAATAGGCTTTGCATGCCTTGCAGGAAACCTTTTTAATTGCTTTAAGCTGCTTCTAGCTGCTATATTAATTTTCTTATTAAATCCGGTAGCAACTCACGCTCTTGGTAAAGGATCACTACTTTCAAGGTCATTCTTACAAAAACAAGAAGCTAAGAAAAAATAA
- a CDS encoding LysM peptidoglycan-binding domain-containing protein yields the protein MPKPGQKDHILAKGHKLYTVKQGDTLWSISKNECGGKGEAWKDTVLAYNQWLIDEGRYNQAPEHVLIKVGEVLDIYTDFHG from the coding sequence ATGCCAAAACCAGGACAAAAAGATCATATACTTGCTAAAGGTCATAAATTATATACAGTCAAACAGGGCGACACATTGTGGAGTATATCTAAAAATGAGTGTGGAGGAAAAGGCGAAGCATGGAAAGATACTGTCCTTGCGTATAATCAATGGCTAATAGATGAGGGACGTTATAATCAAGCTCCAGAACACGTTCTAATAAAGGTAGGTGAAGTACTTGACATATATACCGATTTTCATGGATAA
- a CDS encoding phosphodiester glycosidase family protein yields MAQVRSILKKEKGINIEKLTLAETLKILEKQFVDNQTIGLTETELADYMISLSCESAINLDGGGSSTLFINGKVVNKITGDEDEALGENVQRPVSDAIVILQKQ; encoded by the coding sequence TTGGCACAGGTTAGATCAATTCTCAAAAAAGAAAAAGGTATCAATATTGAAAAACTAACCCTTGCTGAGACTCTTAAAATTTTAGAAAAACAGTTTGTTGATAATCAAACAATAGGTTTAACTGAAACAGAACTCGCAGATTATATGATAAGCCTTAGTTGTGAATCTGCAATCAATTTGGATGGTGGCGGCTCTTCGACTTTATTTATTAACGGAAAAGTTGTTAATAAGATAACAGGTGACGAAGACGAAGCATTAGGCGAAAATGTTCAACGTCCTGTATCCGATGCAATAGTTATATTACAAAAACAATAG